A region of Beijerinckia sp. 28-YEA-48 DNA encodes the following proteins:
- a CDS encoding TonB-dependent receptor, producing MTIGKTPRSLRANVVGASLGSSFRVGIDPSSLVTTAAAVLMTAGSVGNAEAQQSEPLPSVTVDAPVVHHRSAPPRQSVAHTRARVALRRAAPRTPPAPAQPTSSPAGATSVPTFARLPGSNPYADAAAPYKADRLASSKFAEPLLNTPKTVTVLTKEIIEDKNATSFRDLARTTAGLTLGTGEGGNAFGDRFFIRGFDARNDVFVDGVRDPAVSIRENFFTEQVEILRGPSSSFAGRGTAGGAVNIVTKQAQDQNFYKADATVGTDSTRRLTFDVNQVISPALSIRAAGMGQQANVAGRDFVFDDRWGGLLAVAFKPNDQLKVTANYMHIDLNMLPDFGVPYNTAAGAPFTETGVPRNTYYGFVNRDFQKVKQDILTQNTEYAVNEHLTVSNKFRYERSVLNYLGTIPESPNLTTLTYTGNPQSRYQVTTVLADQTDATFKFDVGPVKSTTSVGTEFSREQVSYDTYKGLSSEALPGGFSGSGSVMNASIFNPPNLLPFSGSPVLTGNPIATRVDTKSVYLIQNVNYQDLVILNGGLRYDNYNIRSSQAGSTVGTTSGLVNYNAGITIKPLPYASVYAAYATSSNPVGSALDGSSLAYGGFNPIAPVNQVFAPQRNKAFEIGTKWELFDRHLLLTAALFHTRVDNALESITLNGVRNTIVQGASYHVQGIDLGLGGKITPEWSVFGGMTLMESRVDQSAVPSNVGLKLANVAHQSFNLLSKYQVTNWLEIGGQATYMSRIYGGTLLAANQGTSIPSHWRFDTFLEGKINDKLTLKLFVNNIFNTRYYDALYQSAAPFVFIAPGRSAQIMLSAKF from the coding sequence ATGACTATTGGAAAAACGCCGCGTTCGCTGCGCGCGAATGTCGTGGGCGCGTCTTTGGGCTCGTCGTTTCGTGTCGGTATCGATCCATCAAGCCTCGTGACGACGGCGGCCGCCGTTCTCATGACGGCGGGTTCGGTGGGCAATGCCGAGGCGCAGCAGAGCGAGCCTTTGCCGTCGGTCACGGTCGATGCGCCAGTGGTGCATCACCGCAGCGCGCCGCCACGCCAGAGCGTGGCCCATACACGCGCACGTGTTGCTCTGCGCCGTGCGGCGCCGCGCACGCCGCCAGCCCCCGCGCAGCCGACATCCTCTCCCGCCGGCGCCACGAGCGTGCCGACATTCGCGCGCCTGCCTGGCAGTAATCCTTATGCCGATGCGGCGGCGCCCTATAAGGCGGATCGGCTGGCCTCGTCGAAATTCGCCGAGCCTCTGCTCAACACGCCGAAGACGGTGACCGTTCTCACCAAGGAAATCATCGAAGACAAGAACGCGACATCGTTTCGCGATCTGGCGCGCACGACGGCGGGCCTGACGCTGGGCACGGGCGAGGGCGGCAATGCCTTCGGCGATCGCTTCTTCATTCGCGGTTTCGATGCGCGCAATGACGTTTTCGTTGATGGCGTGCGCGATCCGGCGGTGAGCATCCGCGAGAATTTCTTCACTGAACAGGTCGAAATCCTGCGCGGCCCGTCGTCCTCCTTCGCGGGACGCGGCACGGCGGGTGGGGCGGTCAATATCGTCACCAAACAGGCGCAGGATCAGAATTTCTACAAAGCCGATGCGACGGTCGGCACGGATTCAACACGGCGCCTGACCTTCGACGTCAATCAGGTGATCTCCCCGGCGCTGTCCATCCGCGCGGCGGGCATGGGCCAGCAGGCCAATGTCGCGGGCCGTGACTTCGTGTTCGACGATCGCTGGGGCGGTTTGCTGGCCGTGGCTTTCAAGCCCAACGACCAGTTGAAGGTCACCGCCAACTATATGCATATCGACTTGAACATGCTGCCGGACTTCGGCGTGCCATATAACACCGCCGCTGGCGCGCCATTCACGGAAACCGGCGTGCCGCGCAACACCTATTACGGCTTCGTCAATCGCGACTTCCAGAAGGTCAAGCAGGACATCCTCACCCAGAACACCGAATATGCGGTCAATGAGCATCTGACGGTGAGCAATAAGTTCCGCTATGAGCGGTCGGTGCTCAACTATCTCGGCACCATCCCGGAATCGCCGAACCTGACCACGCTGACCTATACCGGCAATCCGCAGAGCCGCTATCAGGTGACGACGGTGTTGGCGGATCAAACCGACGCGACGTTCAAATTTGACGTGGGCCCGGTCAAGAGCACGACATCGGTTGGCACCGAATTCTCGCGCGAACAGGTGAGCTACGACACGTATAAGGGGCTGTCGTCGGAGGCGCTGCCTGGGGGCTTCAGCGGCTCTGGCTCGGTGATGAATGCCTCCATCTTCAATCCGCCGAACCTCTTGCCATTCTCCGGCTCGCCGGTTCTCACTGGCAATCCCATCGCCACCAGGGTCGATACCAAAAGCGTCTACCTCATTCAAAACGTCAATTATCAGGATCTGGTCATCCTGAACGGTGGTCTGCGTTACGACAATTACAACATCAGGTCGTCGCAGGCCGGCAGTACGGTTGGAACCACGTCGGGGCTTGTCAATTACAACGCCGGCATCACCATCAAGCCGCTGCCTTATGCCAGCGTCTATGCCGCCTACGCCACGTCGTCCAATCCGGTTGGATCGGCGCTCGATGGTTCGTCGCTCGCCTATGGCGGGTTCAATCCGATCGCTCCGGTCAATCAGGTCTTCGCGCCACAGCGCAACAAAGCGTTTGAGATCGGCACCAAATGGGAGCTGTTCGATCGGCATCTCTTGCTGACGGCGGCGTTGTTCCACACCCGTGTCGACAATGCGCTTGAATCGATCACGTTGAACGGTGTGCGCAACACCATCGTGCAAGGCGCGTCCTATCACGTGCAGGGTATCGATCTGGGCCTGGGCGGCAAGATCACGCCGGAGTGGAGCGTCTTCGGCGGCATGACCTTAATGGAATCGCGCGTTGATCAATCGGCCGTGCCGAGCAATGTCGGTCTGAAGCTGGCGAATGTCGCGCATCAGTCGTTCAACCTGTTGAGCAAATATCAGGTCACGAACTGGCTCGAGATCGGCGGGCAGGCGACCTATATGTCGCGGATCTACGGCGGCACGCTGCTGGCCGCCAATCAGGGAACGTCGATCCCGTCCCATTGGCGGTTCGATACGTTCCTGGAAGGCAAGATCAACGACAAGCTGACGTTGAAGCTGTTCGTGAACAACATCTTCAACACGCGTTACTACGATGCGCTGTATCAGAGCGCCGCGCCCTTCGTCTTCATCGCGCCGGGCCGCTCCGCTCAAATCATGCTGTCAGCAAAGTTCTGA
- a CDS encoding DUF6867 family protein, which produces MEGLLYAPSANAPWTFLALTVLLGGATGWATGRILAMTWRQLWQIVPYALALAAVVGFLHYVLFHENTVPLDTIIAAIGARDATALATALRYYAVICLVIFLFAAAGYAVTRARQMRRQYGFQADPTK; this is translated from the coding sequence ATGGAAGGGCTGCTCTATGCCCCCTCGGCCAATGCGCCCTGGACCTTTCTCGCCCTAACCGTGCTGCTCGGCGGCGCCACCGGCTGGGCGACGGGGCGCATCCTGGCCATGACCTGGCGCCAACTTTGGCAGATCGTGCCCTACGCCCTGGCGCTCGCCGCCGTGGTCGGCTTCCTGCATTATGTGCTGTTCCACGAAAACACGGTGCCGCTCGACACGATCATCGCCGCCATCGGCGCGCGGGATGCAACGGCCCTGGCAACCGCGCTGCGCTATTATGCCGTGATCTGCCTCGTCATATTCCTGTTCGCCGCCGCCGGTTATGCCGTGACGCGGGCCCGGCAGATGCGGCGCCAATACGGGTTCCAAGCCGACCCAACGAAATGA
- a CDS encoding branched-chain amino acid ABC transporter substrate-binding protein, which yields MKRTWLGLLAAVAATFAAAGPGQAQIKLGLGGPITGGSAVFGSQMKNGAEQAVEDINAAGGILGQKIQLFLGDDVSRPEQGVSVANKFAGDGVKFVVGHFNSGVSIPASDVYQENGILQITPASTNPVFTERKLSNVFRTCGRDDQQGAVGGKYIAENFKGKKVAVIHDKTPYGKGLADEIKKNMNSGGVTEVLYEGINVGERDYSALVSKLRQQGVDLVVWGGLYPEGGLLVRQMRDQGVNSVLLGGDGIASAEFAAVGGPGVEGTLMTYGPDPTKRPDAAAIVKKFIDKKINPESYTLYTYAAVQILKQAMEATQSTDPKKVAEFMHSGKSFDTVIGHISYDAKGDRTDSDYVMYIWKKAADGKLIFEEMQSSP from the coding sequence ATGAAAAGAACATGGTTGGGACTCCTTGCCGCTGTCGCCGCAACGTTCGCGGCCGCTGGCCCGGGGCAGGCGCAGATTAAACTCGGCCTCGGCGGCCCCATCACCGGCGGCAGCGCCGTCTTCGGCTCGCAGATGAAGAACGGCGCCGAACAGGCGGTTGAGGACATCAATGCCGCCGGCGGCATTCTCGGTCAGAAAATTCAATTATTCCTCGGCGATGACGTCTCGCGCCCCGAGCAGGGCGTCTCCGTCGCCAATAAATTCGCAGGCGACGGCGTGAAGTTCGTCGTCGGCCATTTCAATTCCGGCGTTTCGATCCCCGCCTCCGACGTCTATCAGGAAAACGGCATCCTGCAGATCACGCCGGCCTCCACCAATCCGGTGTTCACCGAGCGCAAATTGTCGAACGTGTTCCGCACCTGCGGCCGCGACGATCAGCAGGGCGCGGTCGGCGGCAAATATATCGCCGAGAACTTCAAGGGCAAAAAGGTCGCCGTCATCCACGACAAGACGCCCTACGGCAAAGGTCTCGCCGACGAGATCAAGAAGAACATGAACAGCGGCGGCGTGACCGAGGTTCTCTACGAAGGCATCAATGTCGGCGAAAGAGATTATTCGGCGCTGGTGTCGAAGCTGCGCCAGCAGGGTGTTGATCTGGTGGTCTGGGGCGGCCTCTATCCGGAAGGCGGCCTGCTCGTGCGCCAGATGCGCGACCAGGGCGTCAACTCCGTGCTGCTGGGCGGCGACGGCATCGCCTCGGCCGAGTTCGCCGCTGTCGGCGGCCCCGGCGTCGAGGGCACGCTGATGACCTATGGCCCGGACCCGACCAAGCGCCCGGATGCCGCGGCCATCGTCAAGAAATTCATCGACAAGAAGATCAATCCGGAATCCTACACGCTCTATACCTACGCGGCCGTGCAGATTCTGAAACAGGCGATGGAAGCCACCCAGTCGACCGATCCCAAGAAGGTCGCTGAATTCATGCATTCGGGCAAAAGCTTCGACACGGTGATCGGCCACATCTCCTACGACGCCAAGGGCGACCGGACCGACTCTGACTATGTCATGTACATCTGGAAGAAGGCGGCCGACGGCAAGCTGATCTTCGAAGAGATGCAGAGCTCGCCGTAA
- a CDS encoding (2Fe-2S)-binding protein, producing MPKVSMTVNGKAVSGNVDSRTLLVQFLRETLRLTGTHVGCDTSQCGCCVVHVNGSAIKSCTSLALSLEGATVTTIEGLAHDGKLHPMQEAFRENHGLQCGFCTPGMIMTAVDIVHRKGNTLDEQTIRHELEGNICRCTGYHNIVKAVAAGAEAMAK from the coding sequence ATGCCAAAGGTTTCCATGACGGTGAACGGCAAGGCTGTGTCCGGCAACGTCGATTCCCGCACGCTGCTGGTGCAGTTCCTGCGTGAAACCCTGCGCCTCACCGGCACCCATGTCGGCTGCGACACCAGCCAGTGCGGCTGCTGCGTCGTTCACGTCAACGGATCGGCGATCAAGTCCTGCACCTCGCTGGCTTTGTCTTTGGAAGGCGCCACGGTGACGACGATCGAGGGCCTGGCTCACGACGGCAAGCTGCATCCGATGCAGGAAGCGTTCCGCGAAAATCACGGCCTGCAATGTGGTTTCTGTACGCCGGGCATGATCATGACGGCGGTCGATATCGTGCACCGCAAGGGTAACACGCTCGACGAGCAGACGATCCGCCACGAGCTCGAAGGCAATATCTGCCGCTGCACGGGCTACCATAACATCGTCAAGGCGGTAGCCGCCGGTGCGGAGGCGATGGCCAAGTAA
- a CDS encoding ABC transporter ATP-binding protein, whose translation MSAPLLELTGVESGYGKIIALKGVDMRVDQGEIVTLIGANGAGKSTLMMTIFGSPRARSGRIVYDGRDITQMPTHDVARLGIAQSPEGRRIFPRMSVEENLLMGAALGDPAKRADDLERMFAIFPRLKERLHQRGGTLSGGEQQMLAIARALMTRPRLLLLDEPSLGLAPLVVKQIFDVIRDLNRRDGLTVFLVEQNAFHALRLAHRAYVMVNGHITMTGTGAELLTRPEIRAAYLEGGH comes from the coding sequence ATGAGCGCCCCCCTGCTCGAACTCACCGGGGTCGAATCCGGCTATGGCAAGATCATCGCCCTCAAAGGCGTCGACATGCGTGTCGATCAAGGCGAGATCGTCACCCTGATCGGCGCCAACGGCGCCGGCAAGTCGACCTTGATGATGACGATCTTTGGTTCGCCGCGCGCCCGCAGCGGCCGTATCGTCTACGACGGCCGCGACATCACCCAGATGCCAACCCATGACGTCGCGCGCCTTGGCATCGCCCAATCACCCGAAGGCCGCCGTATTTTCCCGCGCATGAGCGTCGAGGAAAACCTGCTGATGGGCGCGGCGCTCGGCGATCCGGCCAAACGCGCCGATGACCTTGAGCGGATGTTCGCCATCTTTCCCCGTCTCAAGGAGCGGTTGCATCAACGCGGCGGCACCTTGTCGGGCGGCGAACAGCAGATGCTCGCCATCGCCCGCGCCTTGATGACACGGCCCCGGCTGCTGCTGCTTGACGAGCCCTCGCTTGGCCTGGCGCCCCTGGTCGTGAAACAGATTTTCGATGTCATCCGCGACCTCAACCGGCGCGACGGCCTGACCGTCTTCCTGGTCGAGCAGAACGCCTTCCACGCCCTGCGCCTCGCCCATCGCGCCTATGTCATGGTCAACGGCCATATCACCATGACCGGCACCGGCGCGGAACTCCTCACCCGGCCGGAAATCCGCGCCGCCTATCTCGAGGGAGGCCATTGA
- a CDS encoding carbon monoxide dehydrogenase subunit G has product MAMTMKGEVTLPASKQSVWEKLNDPVVLKECIPGCQALEKTSDTSFSATAKIKVGPVSATFKGNVELTDLDPPNGYKISGQGEGGVAGFAKGGARVALTDAPGGGTVLAYDVEANVGGKLAQLGGRLIDGVAKKNADSFFAKFAEVVGRG; this is encoded by the coding sequence ATGGCGATGACGATGAAAGGGGAGGTCACCCTTCCCGCGAGCAAGCAGAGTGTCTGGGAAAAGCTGAACGATCCGGTCGTGTTGAAGGAATGCATTCCGGGCTGCCAGGCCCTTGAGAAGACCAGCGACACGTCGTTTTCTGCCACCGCCAAAATCAAAGTCGGCCCCGTCAGCGCCACCTTCAAGGGCAACGTGGAATTGACCGATCTCGACCCGCCGAACGGCTATAAGATCAGCGGCCAGGGCGAAGGCGGCGTCGCCGGTTTCGCCAAGGGCGGCGCCCGCGTGGCCCTGACCGATGCGCCGGGCGGCGGTACGGTCCTGGCCTATGACGTGGAAGCCAACGTGGGCGGCAAGCTCGCCCAGCTCGGCGGCCGCCTGATCGATGGCGTCGCCAAAAAGAACGCTGATTCCTTTTTCGCCAAATTCGCCGAGGTCGTGGGCCGCGGCTGA
- a CDS encoding branched-chain amino acid ABC transporter permease LivH (LivHMGF is the membrane component of the LIV-I/LS branched-chain amino acid transporter) — MWANFLEQLINGITLGSIYGLIAIGYTMVFGIIGMVNFAHGDLFMIATFIALIMFLALTQLVGLSSIYVAMFIVLLVSMLITSLWNWSIERLAYRPLRGSFRLAPLISAIGMSIFLANFAQVSQGPQVKPLPPMFNDVIQLAIGSDGSLTIAYKKILIVAVTVILLAGFWYLVQKTSLGRAQRAVEQDRRMAALLGIDVDRTVSITFIMGAALAAVAGTLYLVYYGVISFSDGFIPGVKAFTAAVLGGIGSVPGAVLGGLLIGLIETMWAAYVSNDYKNVAAFSVLIVVLIFMPSGLLGKPEVEKV, encoded by the coding sequence ATGTGGGCAAATTTCCTCGAACAACTGATCAACGGCATCACGCTGGGCTCGATCTATGGCCTGATCGCCATCGGCTATACGATGGTGTTTGGCATCATCGGCATGGTCAACTTCGCCCATGGCGATCTGTTCATGATCGCCACTTTCATCGCCCTCATAATGTTCCTGGCGCTGACCCAGCTCGTCGGCCTGTCGTCGATCTATGTGGCGATGTTCATCGTCCTGCTCGTCTCGATGCTGATCACGTCGCTGTGGAACTGGAGCATCGAACGATTAGCCTATCGGCCACTGCGCGGCTCCTTCCGCCTGGCGCCGCTCATCTCGGCCATCGGCATGTCGATTTTCCTTGCCAATTTCGCCCAGGTCTCGCAGGGACCGCAGGTCAAGCCGCTGCCACCGATGTTCAATGATGTGATCCAGCTGGCCATCGGCTCCGATGGCAGCCTGACGATCGCTTATAAGAAGATCCTCATCGTCGCGGTCACCGTCATCCTTCTCGCCGGTTTCTGGTATCTCGTGCAGAAGACTTCTTTGGGCCGCGCCCAGCGCGCCGTCGAACAGGACCGGCGCATGGCGGCGCTGCTCGGCATCGATGTCGATCGCACCGTCTCCATCACCTTCATCATGGGCGCAGCCCTCGCCGCCGTCGCCGGCACGCTCTATCTGGTCTACTACGGCGTCATCAGCTTTTCCGATGGTTTCATCCCCGGCGTGAAGGCCTTTACCGCCGCTGTACTCGGCGGCATCGGCTCGGTGCCAGGCGCCGTGCTCGGCGGCTTGCTGATCGGCCTGATCGAAACCATGTGGGCCGCCTATGTCTCGAACGACTATAAGAATGTCGCGGCCTTTTCCGTCCTCATCGTCGTGCTGATCTTCATGCCTTCCGGCCTGCTCGGCAAACCGGAAGTCGAGAAGGTCTGA
- a CDS encoding carboxymuconolactone decarboxylase family protein — translation MDDKERFEKGMQVRRAVLGDAYVDAATARTDEFTREFQDYIVRTAWGDPWQRPGLDHKMRSVVVLSVTLSLGHWDEFRLHLRGAINNGLTKDEIKEILMHCAAYAGIPAANHAFREAQQVFKELGL, via the coding sequence ATGGATGACAAGGAACGGTTTGAAAAAGGCATGCAGGTACGGCGCGCCGTTCTCGGCGACGCCTATGTCGATGCCGCGACAGCCCGCACCGACGAATTCACCCGTGAATTTCAGGATTATATCGTTCGCACCGCCTGGGGCGACCCTTGGCAGCGGCCCGGACTTGACCACAAGATGCGGTCTGTGGTCGTGCTCAGTGTCACGCTTTCGCTTGGCCACTGGGACGAGTTTCGCCTTCACCTCCGAGGCGCTATCAATAACGGCCTGACCAAGGACGAGATCAAGGAAATCCTGATGCACTGCGCAGCCTATGCCGGAATCCCCGCCGCCAACCACGCATTCCGTGAGGCGCAGCAGGTCTTCAAGGAGTTAGGCCTCTAG
- the pcaD gene encoding 3-oxoadipate enol-lactonase, translating to MARMQVGTGEFNVVVEGADGAPAVLMSNSLGTNLQMWDDQMDALKQRFRVIRYDSRGHGQSVADEGPYTLEQLARDALAILDALHIKKAHYIGLSMGGMVGMWLLTHARERIGRAVLANTGAHLGGPDVWNTRIRTAKSEGLAALTAATMDRWFTREFQERSPQAVERIAQMFRTTPPQGYAGCAAAIRDMDQRESIRTITNPVLVIVGTHDPATPPTMGGLIADHIKGARLAALEAAHLSNIEASNSFNRAILSFLSAPENKPAPSSAAPAPASAEKTAMAKRPAVKKPAKDSDKGQEKNKEKSKDQGKPKSPSKPAEAAKTATAKNSVKKAAKKPAKKTAQKAAKKVAKKTAKKAVKKTPLKAGRKAAAKKTLPKKNAKKAAKKAAKKKAGRKSR from the coding sequence ATGGCGCGGATGCAGGTCGGGACAGGGGAGTTCAACGTCGTCGTTGAAGGCGCGGACGGCGCCCCTGCCGTTTTGATGTCGAATTCCCTCGGCACTAATTTACAGATGTGGGATGATCAGATGGATGCGCTGAAACAGCGTTTCCGCGTCATCCGCTACGATTCGCGCGGCCACGGCCAGAGTGTCGCCGACGAGGGCCCCTATACCCTTGAGCAGCTGGCCCGCGACGCCCTGGCGATCCTTGACGCGCTGCACATCAAGAAGGCCCATTACATCGGTCTGTCGATGGGCGGTATGGTCGGCATGTGGCTCCTGACCCACGCCCGCGAGCGGATCGGCCGCGCCGTGCTCGCCAATACGGGCGCCCATCTCGGCGGGCCGGACGTGTGGAATACCCGTATCCGCACCGCAAAATCGGAAGGGCTCGCAGCCCTCACCGCTGCGACGATGGACCGCTGGTTCACCCGCGAATTCCAGGAACGTTCCCCCCAGGCCGTCGAACGCATCGCCCAGATGTTCCGCACGACGCCACCCCAGGGCTATGCTGGCTGCGCCGCCGCCATCCGCGACATGGATCAACGCGAAAGCATTCGCACCATCACCAATCCGGTGCTGGTGATCGTCGGCACCCACGATCCCGCCACCCCGCCAACCATGGGTGGGCTGATTGCCGATCACATCAAAGGCGCGCGCCTCGCCGCTCTCGAAGCGGCCCATCTGTCGAATATCGAGGCCTCGAACAGTTTCAACCGCGCCATCCTGTCCTTCCTGAGCGCCCCCGAGAACAAACCAGCGCCTTCATCAGCAGCCCCCGCGCCGGCTTCTGCTGAGAAAACCGCCATGGCGAAGAGGCCGGCAGTGAAGAAACCGGCCAAAGACAGCGATAAGGGCCAGGAAAAGAACAAAGAAAAGAGCAAGGACCAAGGTAAGCCGAAGTCCCCTAGCAAGCCCGCCGAGGCCGCGAAGACAGCCACAGCCAAAAACTCCGTCAAGAAGGCCGCTAAAAAACCGGCAAAGAAAACGGCTCAGAAAGCAGCCAAGAAAGTAGCGAAGAAGACTGCAAAAAAAGCGGTCAAGAAAACGCCCTTGAAAGCTGGACGCAAGGCAGCGGCGAAAAAGACATTGCCCAAAAAGAATGCGAAAAAGGCAGCCAAGAAGGCTGCCAAGAAAAAAGCGGGGCGGAAATCGCGTTAA
- a CDS encoding ABC transporter ATP-binding protein: MRWLTDPVLTVDGLCMQFGGIRAVNSLSFAAGRGDITAIIGPNGAGKTTVFNCITGFYKPTSGRLAFAREGLAAPADIDTLTRSPSRHRRMASGDIYLLERMPGHDIAKKAKVARTFQNIRLFAGMTVLENLIVAQHNALMRASGFSIIGLVAPSLYRVREREAIDRAVYWLDRIGLHDRADDPAGDLPYGDQRRLEIARAMCIDPVLLCLDEPAAGLNPRESADLTRLLRGIRDEHDVSILIIEHDMSVIMNISDHLVVLDHGVKISDGTPAAVREDPKVIAAYLGTGDEDEEGGPAA; the protein is encoded by the coding sequence ATGCGCTGGTTGACGGACCCCGTTCTGACCGTTGACGGCCTTTGCATGCAGTTTGGCGGCATTCGCGCGGTGAATAGCCTGTCTTTCGCCGCCGGCCGTGGCGACATCACCGCGATCATCGGCCCCAACGGCGCCGGCAAGACCACGGTGTTCAACTGCATCACCGGCTTCTACAAGCCGACCTCCGGCCGCCTTGCCTTCGCCCGCGAAGGACTGGCCGCGCCAGCCGATATCGACACGTTGACGCGCTCGCCGAGCCGGCACCGGCGCATGGCGAGTGGTGACATCTATCTCTTGGAACGCATGCCCGGCCACGACATCGCCAAGAAGGCGAAGGTGGCGCGCACCTTCCAGAACATTCGCTTGTTCGCCGGCATGACCGTGCTGGAAAACCTAATCGTCGCCCAGCACAATGCGCTGATGCGGGCTTCCGGCTTTTCCATCATCGGCCTTGTCGCCCCCTCGCTCTATCGCGTGCGCGAACGCGAGGCGATCGATCGCGCCGTCTATTGGCTCGATCGCATCGGCCTGCACGACCGCGCCGACGATCCCGCCGGCGACCTGCCCTATGGCGACCAGCGCCGGCTCGAAATCGCCCGCGCCATGTGCATCGATCCCGTGCTGCTCTGTCTCGACGAACCGGCCGCCGGCCTCAACCCGCGTGAATCCGCAGACCTCACCCGGCTGCTGCGCGGCATCCGTGACGAGCACGACGTCTCGATCCTCATCATCGAGCACGACATGAGCGTCATCATGAACATTTCCGACCATCTGGTCGTGCTCGACCATGGCGTGAAAATTTCAGATGGTACGCCCGCCGCCGTGCGCGAGGACCCCAAGGTCATCGCCGCCTATCTCGGCACCGGCGACGAGGACGAAGAGGGAGGGCCGGCGGCATGA
- the livM gene encoding high-affinity branched-chain amino acid ABC transporter permease LivM, giving the protein MMQEDKRADGAATLPRLARALRDAAFVGLITAGLCFPMIALRAEADMTNHLVLLQRWEWLVGATMAMFAFRFASSMLNTKMARVLAALAIALLLYAAGHAYFAAFPSATTIAFGLIAGAIVLALAIAADRIDFGGAGPRAPIKLPQGTGTVVAIFALAAALAFPLVTNAWLGPQGSLKWINNYGIQILIFVMLGWGLNIVVGLAGLLDLGYVAFYAVGCYAYALLATKFGLSFWLCLPLAGILAAFWGILLGFPVLRLRGDYLAIVTLAFGEIINIVLTNWIDLTNGEAGIPSIPRVTFFGLPFTAGDDGFAARFGLEFSPIHRTIFLFYLILTLALITNFVTLRLRRLPVGRAWEALREDEIACRSLGINTTNTKLTAFALGAMFGGFAGAFFAVRQGFVNPNSFTFIESASILAIVVLGGMGSQIGVALAAAVMVGGTEALRELDFLKTLFGSQFDPSQYRMLIFGLAMVIMMIWKPRGLISTRTPSIFLKHRKAIAGDLVKEGHG; this is encoded by the coding sequence ATGATGCAGGAGGACAAACGCGCCGACGGCGCCGCCACCCTGCCCCGCCTTGCCCGCGCGCTGCGCGACGCCGCATTTGTCGGCCTGATCACCGCCGGCCTCTGCTTCCCGATGATCGCTTTGCGCGCCGAAGCGGACATGACCAATCACCTGGTGCTGCTGCAGCGCTGGGAATGGCTCGTTGGCGCGACGATGGCCATGTTCGCCTTCCGCTTCGCCTCTTCGATGCTGAACACGAAAATGGCGCGCGTGCTGGCGGCGCTCGCCATCGCTTTGCTGCTCTATGCCGCCGGCCACGCCTATTTCGCCGCCTTCCCATCCGCGACGACCATCGCCTTCGGCCTGATCGCCGGAGCGATCGTGCTGGCCCTGGCGATCGCCGCCGATCGTATCGATTTCGGCGGCGCGGGCCCGCGCGCGCCGATCAAGCTGCCGCAAGGCACCGGCACGGTCGTGGCGATTTTCGCGCTGGCCGCGGCACTCGCCTTCCCCCTGGTCACCAATGCCTGGCTCGGGCCGCAGGGCTCGCTGAAATGGATCAACAACTACGGCATCCAGATCCTGATCTTCGTCATGCTCGGCTGGGGTCTCAACATCGTCGTCGGCCTCGCCGGCCTGCTCGATCTGGGCTATGTCGCCTTCTATGCGGTCGGCTGCTACGCCTATGCGCTGCTCGCCACCAAATTCGGTCTGTCGTTCTGGCTCTGCCTGCCGCTCGCCGGCATTCTCGCCGCCTTCTGGGGCATCCTGCTCGGCTTTCCGGTGTTGCGCCTGCGCGGCGACTATCTCGCCATCGTCACATTGGCCTTCGGCGAGATCATCAACATCGTCCTGACCAATTGGATCGACCTCACCAATGGCGAGGCCGGCATTCCCTCGATCCCGCGCGTCACCTTCTTTGGCCTGCCGTTTACCGCCGGCGATGACGGTTTCGCGGCCCGCTTCGGCCTCGAATTCTCGCCGATCCACCGCACGATTTTTCTGTTCTATCTGATCCTGACCCTGGCGCTGATCACCAATTTCGTCACCCTGCGCCTACGCCGCCTGCCGGTCGGGCGCGCCTGGGAAGCGCTGCGCGAAGACGAGATCGCCTGCCGGTCGCTTGGCATCAACACCACCAACACCAAGCTCACCGCCTTCGCGCTCGGCGCCATGTTCGGCGGCTTCGCCGGCGCGTTCTTTGCCGTGCGCCAGGGCTTCGTCAATCCGAATTCCTTCACCTTCATCGAGTCCGCCTCCATCCTCGCCATCGTCGTGCTCGGCGGCATGGGCTCGCAGATCGGCGTGGCGCTTGCCGCAGCCGTCATGGTCGGCGGCACCGAGGCGCTGCGCGAACTCGACTTCCTCAAGACGCTATTCGGCAGCCAGTTCGATCCGAGCCAATATCGCATGCTGATTTTCGGCCTTGCCATGGTCATCATGATGATCTGGAAACCACGCGGATTGATCTCGACGCGAACGCCATCGATCTTCCTGAAGCACCGCAAAGCCATCGCCGGCGATCTGGTGAAGGAAGGTCACGGCTGA